A window of Methanolobus sediminis contains these coding sequences:
- a CDS encoding cupin domain-containing protein — MKGFSINIEEATLENTNFRKVLYTSKHSQLVLMSLKPMEEIGMEVHEENDQFFRFESGQGKCIIDGNEYELGDGVAIVVPAGAQHNVINTSGTEDLKLYTIYSPAHHKDGIIRSTKEEAEANEAEFDGKTTE; from the coding sequence ATGAAAGGATTTTCTATCAATATCGAAGAGGCCACTCTGGAAAACACCAATTTCCGTAAAGTTCTCTACACTTCAAAGCACAGCCAGCTTGTACTTATGAGCCTTAAGCCTATGGAAGAAATAGGAATGGAAGTTCATGAGGAAAATGATCAGTTCTTCCGTTTTGAAAGCGGACAGGGAAAGTGTATAATTGATGGCAATGAGTATGAACTCGGAGACGGAGTTGCAATAGTAGTACCGGCAGGCGCCCAGCACAATGTTATCAACACTTCAGGAACAGAGGATCTGAAATTATATACCATCTATTCCCCGGCACATCATAAGGATGGAATCATACGTTCCACGAAGGAAGAAGCTGAGGCAAATGAAGCAGAATTTGACGGGAAGACTACAGAGTAG
- a CDS encoding GTP-binding protein, whose amino-acid sequence MKVIIIGGFLGSGKTTTLRNLGKHLIDKGHKIAIIVNEVGEVGVDGETISSSGLVTKELTSGCICCSLKVSMEFTLQTIIEDYEPDVVIIEPTGIAFPLQIKEHIELMDLGEVSFAPVVTLIDASRFGAEWDQIPKFIENQIKESEIVCINKIDLVDREAIAASTQKALEINPDAIVVEFSAKNADNKFERFMDLLTGESDLHQEREDMNSMEVSGVGSYAGEYSIISNGKDVDRITSMLVHMLVDIRGKVKEINPDFVGHVKISFKSSSGLVKGSLTSSDGEPVVEILDEKGDGEEHLKFLSAVTKVERDDLVEIVDKCIQKNLEKEAVEFEKTHSHVHNEPNFLTLDL is encoded by the coding sequence ATGAAAGTCATAATCATAGGCGGTTTTCTTGGCAGTGGCAAAACTACTACTTTAAGGAATCTTGGAAAACATCTAATTGATAAAGGTCACAAGATAGCCATAATTGTCAATGAAGTTGGTGAAGTCGGAGTGGATGGTGAGACCATTTCAAGCAGCGGTCTTGTTACAAAAGAACTCACAAGCGGTTGCATATGCTGTTCACTAAAGGTCAGCATGGAATTCACTCTCCAGACTATCATAGAGGACTATGAACCTGATGTTGTTATTATCGAGCCTACTGGAATAGCATTCCCATTACAGATAAAGGAACACATTGAACTTATGGACCTTGGCGAAGTTTCCTTTGCTCCGGTTGTTACACTTATTGATGCCAGCAGGTTTGGTGCAGAATGGGATCAGATCCCGAAGTTCATTGAGAACCAGATAAAAGAGTCTGAGATCGTTTGTATCAATAAGATCGATCTTGTTGACAGGGAGGCAATTGCAGCTTCAACTCAGAAGGCATTGGAAATAAATCCTGATGCTATTGTTGTGGAGTTCTCTGCAAAGAATGCGGATAATAAGTTTGAGAGATTCATGGACCTGCTGACAGGTGAAAGTGATCTCCATCAGGAGCGTGAGGACATGAACTCCATGGAAGTTTCAGGTGTTGGAAGCTATGCAGGTGAATACTCCATTATTTCCAATGGCAAAGATGTTGACAGGATCACATCTATGCTTGTCCATATGCTTGTGGATATTAGGGGCAAGGTAAAGGAAATAAATCCTGATTTTGTGGGTCATGTTAAGATCAGTTTCAAGTCATCTTCAGGTCTTGTAAAAGGTAGTCTGACATCCTCCGATGGTGAACCAGTTGTTGAGATACTTGATGAGAAAGGTGATGGGGAAGAACATCTCAAGTTCCTCAGTGCTGTTACTAAGGTCGAGAGAGATGATCTTGTAGAGATTGTGGATAAATGCATCCAGAAGAATCTGGAAAAGGAAGCAGTGGAGTTTGAGAAGACACATTCTCACGTTCATAATGAGCCTAATTTCCTGACTCTTGATCTTTGA
- a CDS encoding PAS domain S-box protein, producing the protein MIQGNSFSLLYDTTEQLVDIVASFFDAGLKNNECCFWGVAGQLDTDNVTNLLRDSGLDVDRYVESGQLIFSQCNECYIAGEGAVSDMDLLKWEEIYNIAMAEGYNGLRIVDKFTIVDGDSWDSFVEYEKEAMNFIRTKRITGLFAFLLEARSRMEMIELISMHDGTIIEKNGIWTLLQSSTSCKTVSRSQYFRDEILENVWTGFWAVDANDKIVFFNKGMESISGLSKRDVCGKKLTNFIPQSGEGEDPGFADVFEAVKEDLQSRNYDVFPFIKPDGQFIYHSGFLLPLTDDEGNYRGMIGTIGKLVEQTIDHETLRDKFKSMEKLGDIYRKSPVVAFLWSAENGWPVAFVSENISQFGYTPVDLTSGKMNYGDIIHPDDLDRVRGDVSELEIQGKMFFSKEYRLMTKSGKIRWVTERSHLVRDKKGDPAYYQGIIIDITERKKAEDAALAAEKKYRMIFENSPFGIFHFDKNGIITHCNEKLLEIMQLGRKEDVIGFNIVASIVDEKMKKAVSDVFSRKVGHFEGPYHTVTADITINIKADYSPNIAEDGTFLGGIGVFEDISERMKAEEKLQKSEALLAEVSRIAKIGGWEFDPATGKGTWTAEIAHIHELHPSTPTDVEMGLSFYSPESKKIIEKAVADAVQKGKPYDLELEMITAKGTHKWVRTIGHPIIKDDKVVNVTGALQDITERKMAEEAVHEAEKKYRLIFENSPVGIFHFNAEGIVTHCNEKFLQIIDVENKDRVIGFNMVTQIQDEDMKKAISDVLSRKTGHFEGKYHSVISGKNLYLKADYSPNLADDGTFLGGIGIYGDISIRKKAEEALRLDESRLEALLKISHVTDLSLSNVADFVQEEAVRLTQSNIGYLAFLNDTNTKLTIYSWSKSIMERCKVKGKKLEYSIEETGLWGEPIRQKKAVIVNDFEAPNPLKHGYPEGHIRLRRYMSIPIFDGKKIVGVAGVGNKDEDYDKTDVRQLTLFMEGMWKLIQRQKSEDTLRKYADELSKVNEELSKTNEELSQANEELKSLDRMKDDFLSNVSHEFKTPLTSIKGYSQLISDGTLGEVNEQQQKAVETVLRNSERLRRLVDSLLYLSRAQSGKLNYSFEMLEIRDILEQSVQDLALQAASKNIELVTDIPSDMPPVVVDRDKMMDVFVNLIDNAVKFTPDGGKVTVSAHVSEDSMYLDVMDTGIGISEDKIPMLFHRFYQVDSSVKRRYGGTGLGLYICKKIVEDHKGDIYISSEEGKGTTVHVRLPLVQ; encoded by the coding sequence ATGATACAGGGTAATTCATTTTCCCTGCTTTATGATACCACAGAGCAACTTGTGGATATAGTTGCTTCCTTTTTCGATGCCGGACTAAAGAATAATGAGTGCTGTTTCTGGGGTGTGGCAGGTCAGCTTGACACCGACAATGTGACAAACCTTCTCAGGGATTCAGGACTTGATGTTGACAGGTATGTTGAAAGCGGACAGTTGATATTTTCGCAGTGTAATGAATGCTACATCGCCGGGGAAGGTGCTGTTTCTGACATGGACCTTCTGAAATGGGAAGAGATCTACAATATTGCAATGGCTGAAGGTTACAATGGCCTGCGGATCGTTGACAAATTCACAATCGTAGATGGTGATTCCTGGGATAGCTTTGTGGAATATGAAAAAGAGGCTATGAATTTTATCAGGACAAAAAGGATCACAGGTCTTTTTGCATTTCTCCTTGAAGCACGTTCAAGAATGGAAATGATCGAACTTATCAGCATGCATGACGGAACAATTATTGAAAAGAACGGTATATGGACGCTGCTTCAGAGTTCTACTTCATGCAAGACCGTTAGCAGGAGTCAGTATTTCCGGGATGAGATCCTCGAAAATGTCTGGACAGGTTTCTGGGCTGTTGATGCAAATGACAAAATAGTCTTTTTCAACAAGGGTATGGAGTCTATATCCGGTCTGTCAAAAAGAGATGTATGCGGGAAGAAACTGACAAATTTTATACCACAAAGCGGTGAAGGTGAAGATCCTGGATTCGCAGATGTTTTCGAGGCTGTAAAGGAAGACCTGCAATCAAGAAATTATGATGTTTTTCCATTTATTAAACCGGATGGTCAGTTCATTTATCATAGTGGTTTTCTGCTTCCTCTTACTGATGATGAGGGAAATTACAGGGGTATGATAGGCACTATCGGCAAGCTTGTGGAGCAGACCATCGACCACGAAACACTGCGTGACAAGTTCAAATCCATGGAAAAGCTGGGAGATATCTACAGAAAAAGTCCTGTTGTGGCATTTCTGTGGAGCGCTGAAAATGGCTGGCCTGTTGCTTTTGTTTCTGAGAACATTTCCCAGTTTGGTTATACTCCTGTGGATCTGACTTCCGGTAAGATGAATTATGGGGACATAATCCATCCTGATGACCTGGATCGCGTGCGCGGTGATGTTTCAGAGCTTGAAATTCAGGGCAAGATGTTCTTCTCAAAGGAATACCGTCTTATGACAAAATCCGGCAAGATTCGCTGGGTTACTGAAAGGTCACACCTTGTAAGAGATAAAAAAGGGGATCCTGCCTACTATCAGGGTATAATCATAGATATAACGGAAAGGAAAAAGGCAGAAGATGCAGCTCTGGCTGCTGAGAAAAAATATCGTATGATCTTTGAGAATTCTCCGTTCGGTATATTTCATTTCGACAAGAACGGTATCATTACTCACTGCAATGAAAAGCTTCTGGAAATAATGCAACTTGGGAGAAAAGAGGATGTGATAGGTTTCAACATTGTTGCTTCCATTGTAGATGAAAAGATGAAAAAAGCTGTTTCTGATGTTTTCTCCAGGAAGGTGGGTCACTTTGAAGGACCATACCACACAGTTACGGCTGATATCACTATTAACATCAAGGCAGATTACAGTCCGAATATAGCGGAAGATGGAACATTTCTTGGAGGCATTGGTGTCTTTGAAGACATATCCGAGCGCATGAAGGCTGAAGAAAAACTGCAAAAGAGTGAAGCTCTTCTTGCTGAGGTCAGCAGAATAGCCAAAATAGGAGGCTGGGAATTTGATCCGGCAACCGGGAAAGGCACATGGACAGCTGAAATTGCACATATCCATGAATTACATCCTTCAACTCCTACTGATGTCGAGATGGGTTTAAGTTTCTATTCTCCGGAATCAAAGAAAATTATCGAAAAAGCTGTAGCTGACGCTGTGCAAAAAGGCAAACCTTACGACCTTGAGCTGGAAATGATTACAGCTAAAGGTACACACAAATGGGTAAGAACGATTGGCCACCCAATAATAAAGGATGACAAGGTTGTGAATGTCACCGGTGCATTACAGGATATAACCGAACGCAAAATGGCTGAAGAAGCTGTACATGAAGCCGAGAAGAAATATCGTCTTATTTTCGAGAACTCTCCGGTAGGAATTTTCCACTTCAATGCAGAGGGTATTGTTACTCATTGTAACGAGAAGTTCCTCCAGATTATAGATGTGGAAAATAAAGACAGAGTCATTGGTTTTAACATGGTGACCCAAATTCAGGACGAGGATATGAAAAAAGCCATTTCGGATGTTCTTTCAAGAAAAACCGGTCATTTTGAAGGAAAATACCATTCTGTCATTAGCGGCAAAAATCTGTATCTAAAAGCCGATTACAGCCCCAATCTTGCGGACGACGGCACTTTTCTTGGAGGTATTGGTATATATGGTGACATTTCCATTCGTAAAAAGGCCGAAGAGGCATTACGTCTTGATGAATCACGTCTGGAAGCATTACTGAAGATCAGCCATGTTACAGATCTTTCTCTAAGTAATGTTGCAGACTTTGTGCAGGAAGAAGCAGTTCGGTTGACACAGAGTAATATAGGTTACCTGGCATTTCTTAATGATACCAATACCAAGCTCACAATTTATTCATGGTCAAAGAGCATTATGGAAAGATGCAAGGTGAAGGGAAAGAAGCTGGAGTATTCTATTGAAGAAACCGGCCTATGGGGAGAACCAATCAGGCAAAAGAAAGCTGTAATTGTAAACGATTTCGAAGCTCCGAATCCGTTAAAACATGGTTATCCGGAAGGCCATATCAGGCTCAGGCGTTATATGAGCATCCCAATATTTGATGGGAAAAAGATCGTAGGTGTTGCTGGTGTTGGAAATAAGGACGAAGATTACGATAAAACTGATGTAAGACAGTTGACATTATTCATGGAAGGAATGTGGAAACTTATCCAGCGCCAGAAATCAGAAGATACACTGCGTAAGTATGCCGATGAACTTTCCAAGGTCAACGAAGAGCTTTCAAAAACAAATGAAGAACTTTCACAAGCCAACGAGGAATTGAAATCTCTGGATAGGATGAAAGATGATTTCCTCTCGAATGTAAGTCATGAGTTCAAGACCCCGCTAACATCTATTAAAGGATACAGCCAGCTTATTTCAGACGGTACACTTGGTGAAGTTAATGAGCAGCAGCAGAAGGCTGTTGAGACTGTCCTCAGGAATTCGGAGCGTCTTCGAAGGCTTGTGGATTCTTTGCTATATCTGAGTCGTGCCCAGTCCGGTAAACTGAACTACTCTTTTGAAATGCTTGAGATCAGGGATATACTTGAGCAATCAGTTCAGGATCTTGCACTCCAGGCTGCAAGCAAGAACATAGAGCTTGTAACTGACATCCCATCCGATATGCCACCGGTTGTTGTTGACCGTGACAAGATGATGGATGTTTTTGTGAACCTGATAGATAATGCTGTAAAGTTTACTCCTGATGGTGGTAAAGTAACAGTTTCAGCACATGTTTCCGAGGATTCGATGTATCTGGATGTAATGGATACAGGTATTGGAATTTCAGAGGATAAGATACCAATGCTTTTCCATCGTTTCTACCAGGTTGATTCTTCTGTGAAAAGGAGATACGGTGGTACCGGTCTTGGTCTGTATATATGTAAGAAGATAGTTGAAGATCACAAAGGCGATATTTACATCAGCAGTGAAGAGGGCAAGGGAACAACTGTTCATGTCCGTCTACCTCTGGTACAATAA
- a CDS encoding TIR domain-containing protein, with translation MGDKHKVFVSYHHKNDQYYRDEFENILSSSDIAVLRSVQIGDIDDQNLSDERIRQIIRDQYLRDPTVTIVLIGTETWKRKHVDWEIGSSIRNTEKNPRAGLLGILLPSHPDHNTGKFTSGLIPPRLYDNFQCDYAKIYNWTSDPASIKNMIHAAFETRNQNNPDNSRTSFRRNHSGESWC, from the coding sequence ATGGGTGATAAACATAAAGTATTTGTTAGCTATCATCACAAAAATGATCAATACTATAGGGATGAATTTGAGAATATTTTAAGTAGTTCTGATATTGCTGTGCTCAGATCTGTGCAAATTGGTGATATTGATGATCAAAATTTGAGTGATGAAAGAATAAGGCAAATAATTCGTGATCAATACCTTAGGGATCCAACTGTTACAATAGTGTTGATAGGTACTGAAACATGGAAAAGAAAACATGTAGACTGGGAAATTGGTTCAAGCATAAGAAATACAGAGAAAAATCCACGTGCTGGGCTGTTAGGAATACTATTGCCAAGTCATCCTGATCACAATACAGGAAAATTCACTTCAGGTTTAATACCTCCTCGACTTTATGATAACTTCCAGTGTGATTATGCTAAGATATACAATTGGACATCAGATCCAGCTTCAATAAAAAATATGATTCATGCGGCATTTGAAACACGTAACCAAAATAATCCTGATAATTCTCGCACATCTTTTAGACGTAATCACAGTGGGGAAAGCTGGTGTTGA
- a CDS encoding TIR domain-containing protein — protein MESWWQYFNLHSDPFSTSPLSSNNERELFYKTTDIRQEIDTEISNFEKSLPFIRLIVGERGIGKTTVMHYIKNEAYKSHNVKPIYIDITSEKVDRDSNISTIIGSSILNTFIQEVLRDFYIHNKKIWKQYEPTFDKIIEEGGFLIGTDNCPSDPFKKIHFVHLKSITEWILTILETEKLKPLLLIDNIDKKIEYAEEFLIDATAQSLFEMFSHKSGMIYISCKQKLIDELKQNNNDAEISYLMDTITLNCLKPIEAYHLIDHRFKSVAYHDFENPFNFEAVHEIVQKQNGITRSIIAEVKDTLQKAQRKNLKRITKEAYLSRDFSTKDFNHIYNKILNDPSAKKGAEYVVKIYDFVNHNPNEFKNAIKYLIKLREEKKLYKNESKFETEFYKKKIIYSDRDENRQKIHPSIESLFVKIEDENVEVLSFYNWFVDSKIDEVELIPLEDIYEFEIVELIKWIQDKNVPNITKSKITSHQDVETKKEIQVFLNKSIEEYESLVTEDWDEIELENILSTIWQSLFYFCKAYAYYRAGCLKEDFCYNGIKDRKSDWDNIYYFIIHKKEFYVKSWKFVSKIRQIHIGVCFKNKDCPSKEELQNLYDKMHEPIKEMSEHWKKTQCSSVAANLKSKNKLKDLFVSYASEDKELFVRPLIETLHEENLTIWWDEAEIKIGDDTLQSISKGLSESKYGLIILSPNYMRKDWPLRELNALLAKKKSMILPVWHNVNKEDVDNFSLIISGLHSIKTEYCSYEEIAKKVKDKILNDEME, from the coding sequence ATGGAAAGTTGGTGGCAGTATTTCAATTTACATTCCGATCCTTTTTCAACAAGTCCCTTATCATCAAATAATGAGCGTGAATTATTTTATAAAACGACAGATATCAGACAAGAAATAGATACTGAGATTAGTAACTTTGAAAAGTCTCTACCTTTTATTAGATTAATAGTAGGTGAACGTGGTATTGGTAAAACGACTGTAATGCATTATATCAAAAATGAAGCATACAAGTCTCATAATGTAAAACCAATTTATATAGACATTACTTCTGAGAAGGTTGATAGAGATTCAAATATATCTACAATTATAGGATCAAGCATATTAAACACATTTATACAAGAGGTTTTACGTGATTTTTATATACATAACAAAAAAATATGGAAGCAATATGAACCAACATTCGACAAAATAATCGAAGAAGGTGGCTTTCTTATAGGAACAGATAATTGCCCATCTGACCCCTTTAAAAAAATTCATTTTGTTCATCTTAAAAGTATTACTGAGTGGATTTTGACAATACTTGAAACTGAAAAGTTAAAACCGCTCTTATTAATAGACAATATTGATAAAAAGATAGAGTATGCAGAAGAATTTTTAATAGATGCAACCGCACAATCTCTTTTTGAAATGTTTAGTCATAAAAGCGGAATGATTTACATATCTTGCAAACAAAAATTAATAGATGAACTTAAACAAAATAATAATGATGCTGAGATAAGTTATTTGATGGATACTATAACTTTGAACTGTTTAAAACCAATTGAAGCTTATCATCTAATTGATCATAGGTTTAAATCAGTTGCATATCATGATTTTGAAAACCCTTTTAATTTTGAGGCTGTACACGAAATTGTTCAAAAGCAAAATGGGATAACACGCTCAATTATTGCGGAAGTCAAAGATACGTTACAAAAAGCTCAAAGAAAAAATTTAAAACGTATCACAAAAGAGGCATATCTATCAAGAGATTTTTCCACAAAAGATTTTAATCATATATACAACAAAATATTAAATGATCCTTCTGCAAAGAAGGGAGCAGAATATGTAGTCAAAATTTATGATTTTGTGAATCATAACCCAAATGAATTCAAAAATGCTATTAAATACCTAATAAAATTAAGGGAAGAAAAAAAACTATATAAAAATGAAAGTAAATTTGAGACAGAATTCTATAAAAAGAAAATTATCTATTCAGATAGGGATGAAAATCGACAAAAGATTCATCCATCAATTGAATCATTGTTTGTGAAAATAGAAGATGAAAATGTAGAAGTATTATCGTTTTATAACTGGTTTGTGGACTCAAAAATTGATGAAGTTGAATTAATTCCTTTGGAAGATATTTATGAATTCGAGATTGTAGAGTTAATAAAATGGATTCAAGACAAAAACGTACCAAATATCACAAAATCAAAAATTACTAGCCATCAAGATGTTGAAACAAAAAAAGAAATACAAGTATTCTTGAACAAATCAATAGAAGAATATGAAAGTTTAGTAACAGAAGATTGGGATGAAATTGAACTTGAAAATATTCTCTCAACAATTTGGCAATCCCTATTCTACTTCTGCAAAGCATATGCATATTATCGTGCAGGTTGTCTAAAAGAAGATTTTTGCTATAATGGAATAAAGGACAGGAAATCAGATTGGGATAACATCTATTATTTTATAATACATAAGAAAGAATTCTATGTAAAGAGTTGGAAATTTGTCTCGAAGATTAGGCAAATACATATCGGAGTTTGTTTTAAAAACAAAGACTGTCCATCAAAAGAAGAACTTCAAAATCTATATGATAAAATGCATGAACCCATAAAAGAAATGAGTGAGCATTGGAAAAAAACACAGTGTTCTAGTGTGGCAGCTAATTTAAAATCCAAAAATAAGCTAAAGGATCTTTTTGTATCATATGCTAGCGAAGATAAAGAACTATTTGTAAGACCATTGATAGAAACTTTGCATGAAGAAAATTTGACAATATGGTGGGATGAGGCAGAAATAAAAATAGGGGATGATACACTCCAATCTATATCTAAAGGACTCTCTGAATCAAAATATGGGTTAATAATTTTAAGCCCAAATTACATGCGAAAAGATTGGCCTCTAAGAGAACTAAACGCTTTGCTCGCAAAGAAAAAATCAATGATATTACCTGTTTGGCATAATGTCAATAAAGAAGATGTGGATAACTTTTCTCTTATAATCTCTGGTCTACATTCAATAAAGACTGAATATTGTAGTTATGAAGAGATTGCAAAGAAAGTAAAAGATAAAATATTGAATGATGAAATGGAATGA
- a CDS encoding PQQ-dependent sugar dehydrogenase, with protein sequence MQIKSEKKIWWISFVFLAIIIILVLSANYLGVRPTVTGSGVEGITLPEGFVIDVYADDLGSTLLSFGGPSPGPRMMMIKDGLLFVSIPNKGIIAILPDRNNDNIADELQIFIRDLDYPHGIDYYDGWFYIAEESRVIRVRDDDGDLVADNGSIEVLIDNLPTGGHYTRTVKVHDDELYLSMGSSCNVCDESDKMRAAISKSNLDGSNLTVFASGLRNSVGLAFHPVTGQLYVTENGRDWLGDNTPPDEINLIVEGGNYGWPDCYGKNIFDTDFNNSEYIGNPCNDSGRIPSLIDLQAHSAPLGLAFYDGDMFPEEYQGDLFVCFHGSWNRQEPTGYKIVNIDMDTLQVNDFATGWLKAATISGRPVDVIVADDGSLFVSDDNAGKIYRIYYAG encoded by the coding sequence GTGCAAATCAAGTCTGAGAAGAAGATATGGTGGATATCTTTTGTTTTTCTGGCAATTATCATAATCCTTGTCCTGTCTGCCAATTATCTGGGTGTTCGTCCAACAGTTACAGGTTCGGGAGTTGAAGGAATCACTTTGCCTGAAGGTTTTGTTATCGATGTCTATGCGGATGATCTTGGAAGCACTTTGCTTTCTTTCGGTGGTCCGTCACCCGGCCCTCGTATGATGATGATAAAAGATGGTCTGCTTTTTGTCTCAATCCCGAACAAAGGAATAATTGCCATTTTGCCAGACAGGAATAACGACAACATTGCTGACGAATTACAGATCTTTATCCGGGATCTTGATTATCCACATGGTATTGACTACTATGATGGCTGGTTTTACATAGCAGAGGAGAGCAGGGTCATTCGTGTAAGGGATGATGATGGAGACCTTGTAGCTGATAATGGTAGTATTGAGGTGTTAATCGATAATCTCCCAACAGGAGGTCATTATACCAGAACCGTAAAGGTTCATGATGATGAACTTTACCTGAGTATGGGCTCTTCCTGTAATGTCTGTGACGAGTCCGATAAAATGAGAGCAGCCATATCAAAGAGCAACCTTGACGGGAGCAACCTTACAGTATTTGCAAGCGGACTTCGCAATTCTGTAGGTCTGGCTTTCCATCCGGTTACTGGACAGTTGTATGTAACTGAGAACGGAAGGGACTGGCTTGGAGACAACACACCGCCAGATGAGATCAACCTGATAGTTGAAGGCGGAAACTATGGATGGCCTGATTGCTATGGAAAAAATATATTTGACACCGATTTCAACAATAGTGAATACATCGGAAACCCCTGTAATGATAGTGGAAGGATACCAAGTTTGATTGACCTTCAGGCTCATTCCGCACCTCTTGGCCTGGCATTCTACGATGGTGATATGTTCCCTGAAGAATATCAGGGTGACCTGTTTGTGTGCTTCCACGGCTCATGGAATCGCCAGGAACCCACTGGATATAAGATCGTCAATATTGATATGGACACTCTTCAGGTCAATGATTTTGCAACCGGCTGGCTCAAGGCTGCAACAATAAGCGGCAGGCCGGTTGATGTGATCGTTGCAGATGACGGCTCGCTTTTTGTCAGTGATGATAATGCAGGGAAGATATACAGGATATACTATGCAGGGTAA
- a CDS encoding nucleoside 2-deoxyribosyltransferase — translation MDGKKQIYLAGPLFSQAERDFNVLLRDKLVEMGFSVFLPQEDGNDTESSRMEDRQKNIFDNDVRGIDNSDIILAVLDGGSDVDSGTAWEMGYAYAKGIPVLGLKTDFRTFGDEGIVNLMMEMAVEALERDVDSILKVLKNYL, via the coding sequence ATGGATGGAAAAAAACAGATATACTTAGCAGGGCCACTTTTTTCACAGGCGGAGAGGGACTTTAACGTACTGCTCAGGGACAAACTGGTTGAGATGGGGTTCTCTGTTTTCCTGCCACAGGAGGATGGTAATGATACCGAATCAAGCCGTATGGAGGACAGGCAGAAAAACATCTTTGACAACGACGTCCGGGGAATTGATAACTCAGACATTATACTGGCAGTGCTGGATGGTGGCAGTGATGTGGATTCAGGAACAGCATGGGAAATGGGTTATGCCTATGCAAAAGGAATTCCGGTACTTGGACTGAAGACCGACTTCAGGACATTCGGAGACGAAGGCATTGTCAACCTGATGATGGAAATGGCAGTTGAAGCACTTGAACGGGACGTAGATTCCATACTCAAAGTGCTTAAGAACTACCTTTAG
- a CDS encoding TIGR00296 family protein, with translation MSEGLKLLSDTEGQAAVQLARDAIELYLRTGEMMDGSEIQLPAIFNEVRGVFVTLTKNHDLRGCIGHPYADSSLRHAITDSALSAALRDPRFPPVRKEEMDDITVEVTILTKPELVDVPPKDLPSSIKIGRHGLIVKSGYRQGLLLPQVAPENDFDEIEFLNHTCIKAGLPHDAWVTGAKVYSFEGQIFTETEPRGEVTEKDFKEGSCSGK, from the coding sequence ATGAGTGAAGGGTTAAAATTGCTTTCAGATACCGAAGGTCAGGCGGCTGTTCAGCTTGCCAGGGATGCCATTGAATTGTATTTAAGAACAGGCGAGATGATGGATGGTTCGGAGATCCAGCTCCCTGCTATATTTAATGAAGTAAGGGGAGTTTTTGTAACCTTAACCAAAAATCATGACCTGCGTGGTTGTATTGGTCATCCGTATGCTGATTCCTCATTAAGGCACGCGATCACAGATTCAGCTCTGTCAGCAGCTCTCCGTGACCCAAGATTCCCACCGGTGAGAAAAGAGGAGATGGATGACATCACAGTGGAAGTGACCATACTCACAAAACCCGAACTCGTTGATGTTCCACCAAAGGACCTGCCATCATCGATTAAGATCGGCAGGCATGGACTTATTGTGAAAAGTGGCTACAGGCAGGGTCTGCTATTACCACAGGTAGCTCCTGAAAATGATTTTGATGAGATTGAGTTCCTTAATCACACATGCATAAAAGCAGGTCTTCCTCATGATGCATGGGTAACAGGTGCCAAAGTTTACTCTTTTGAGGGTCAGATCTTTACAGAAACTGAACCTCGCGGCGAAGTCACAGAAAAAGATTTTAAAGAAGGGTCATGTTCAGGTAAGTGA